A single Halobellus ruber DNA region contains:
- a CDS encoding DUF7504 family protein, with the protein MTRGDGVDDEAVGTTVGVATALEELKSDGSALLVAGAVPGSIYSRLSAGMLGEGADRRRLLVEQGRSPDARLAAVDRWTPEWTRVFRCQVASARSSAGVAESQSGSGAGPGSAALPSDGGGYDRAVETVDGSIADLGVAVCGAIGWFDDVAGGLDPAELRVAFDCVNPLLSAYSPETVFRFLHLFTHQIRAANGMGHVRLSRPVDSAAVRRLAPLFDAVVELDLDGSEPIHRWHFRDAAVTSEWLPIDGTA; encoded by the coding sequence ATGACGCGTGGAGACGGCGTCGACGACGAAGCCGTCGGCACCACCGTGGGGGTTGCGACCGCCCTCGAGGAGCTCAAATCCGACGGGAGTGCGCTTCTGGTCGCCGGCGCGGTTCCGGGGTCCATCTACTCGCGGTTGTCGGCCGGGATGCTCGGTGAGGGGGCCGATCGACGCCGGCTACTCGTCGAGCAGGGGCGGAGCCCCGACGCGCGACTCGCCGCCGTCGACCGCTGGACCCCGGAGTGGACCCGGGTGTTCAGGTGTCAGGTCGCGTCCGCCAGGTCGTCGGCCGGGGTCGCGGAGAGTCAAAGCGGTTCCGGGGCGGGGCCCGGTTCGGCGGCCCTGCCGTCCGACGGGGGCGGATACGACCGCGCCGTCGAGACCGTCGACGGGTCGATCGCGGACCTCGGCGTCGCCGTCTGCGGCGCGATCGGGTGGTTCGACGACGTCGCTGGCGGACTCGACCCGGCGGAGCTCCGGGTGGCGTTCGATTGCGTGAACCCCCTCCTGTCGGCGTACTCCCCCGAGACGGTGTTCCGGTTTCTCCACCTGTTCACCCATCAGATCCGGGCCGCCAACGGGATGGGCCACGTCCGATTGTCCCGGCCGGTGGACTCGGCGGCCGTCCGACGGCTGGCGCCGCTTTTCGACGCGGTCGTCGAGCTTGACCTCGACGGAAGCGAGCCGATCCACCGCTGGCACTTCCGGGACGCCGCGGTCACTTCGGAGTGGCTCCCGATCGACGGGACCGCGTGA
- a CDS encoding DUF7503 family protein yields the protein MSENDTNAVAEYLANHPRAMGVLFTALLLLSQAGSAAAGNNVGISGP from the coding sequence ATGTCCGAAAATGACACCAACGCTGTCGCAGAATACCTCGCCAACCACCCCCGCGCGATGGGCGTCCTGTTCACCGCCCTGCTCCTGCTCTCGCAGGCCGGCTCCGCCGCTGCCGGGAACAATGTCGGGATCTCCGGCCCCTGA
- a CDS encoding DsbA family protein, with the protein MPTTRRSYLAAVGGAAAVGATAGCLGGGSASALPDGCDVGSLDTVSSLPRPTLGPTDAPVTVDVFEDYACPHCQTFTQETYPEIKSKYIDPGEIRYRFFDFPIPVDEQWSWRAASAARAVQDRTDAETFFAFAKGVFDDQSRLPEEGYQVVREVADGLGVDGCTVAAAAEQEPYRSVVEADRQEGRAREVPGTPAIFVNGEGLRGYEWGTVDVAIRSELEDAG; encoded by the coding sequence ATGCCCACCACGCGACGGTCCTACCTCGCCGCGGTCGGCGGCGCCGCCGCGGTCGGAGCGACGGCCGGCTGTCTCGGCGGCGGGTCCGCCAGCGCGCTCCCCGACGGCTGCGACGTCGGGTCTCTCGATACCGTGTCGTCGCTCCCGCGGCCGACGCTCGGCCCCACGGACGCCCCGGTGACGGTCGACGTCTTCGAGGACTACGCCTGTCCGCACTGCCAGACGTTCACGCAGGAAACCTACCCCGAGATCAAATCGAAGTACATCGACCCCGGCGAGATCCGCTACCGCTTCTTCGACTTCCCGATCCCGGTCGACGAGCAGTGGTCCTGGCGCGCCGCCTCCGCCGCCCGCGCGGTCCAGGATCGGACGGACGCAGAGACGTTCTTCGCGTTCGCGAAGGGCGTCTTCGACGACCAGAGCCGGCTCCCCGAGGAGGGCTACCAGGTCGTCCGCGAGGTCGCGGACGGCCTCGGCGTCGACGGCTGCACCGTCGCCGCGGCGGCCGAACAGGAGCCCTACCGGTCGGTCGTCGAGGCCGACAGACAGGAGGGGAGAGCCCGCGAGGTGCCCGGAACGCCGGCGATCTTCGTGAACGGCGAGGGACTCCGCGGCTACGAGTGGGGGACGGTCGACGTGGCGATCCGGAGCGAACTCGAAGACGCCGGCTGA
- a CDS encoding pyridoxal phosphate-dependent aminotransferase: protein MTARESDGESSPLSRRARETPPSGIRRFFELAEEMDDLISLGVGEPDFSAPWAARSAAIDSLERGRTSYTANRGRRDLREAIGEHVRRYDLSYDPDEEILVSTGASEAVDLAMRALVDPGDTVAVPQPSYLSYGPTVSFAGGEVLPVGTRLENEFALTYEDLDRAGAASASVLVLCYPNNPTGAVMTRKQLREVAEFAREHDIFVLSDEIYAALRYEDDHVSIATLPEMADRTVVFNGFSKAYAMTGMRLGYALGPPNVIGAMNRIHQYTMLSAPTTAQYAAIEALESCDDAIAEMRQAFNRRRNFVISRFNDIGMDCFEAKGAFYVFPECPPGWEDDEAFAEALIREERVALVPGRVFGEGGGGHLRVSYASGMPELKTALDRIESFLRAD from the coding sequence ATGACGGCCAGGGAATCCGACGGGGAGTCGAGCCCGCTGTCCCGGCGGGCCCGGGAGACGCCACCCTCCGGAATCCGGCGGTTCTTCGAGCTGGCCGAGGAGATGGACGACCTGATCTCGCTGGGCGTCGGCGAGCCCGACTTCTCGGCGCCGTGGGCCGCCCGCAGCGCCGCGATCGATTCCTTGGAGCGCGGCCGGACCTCCTACACCGCCAACCGCGGGCGCCGCGACCTCCGGGAGGCGATCGGCGAGCACGTCCGGCGGTACGATCTCTCCTACGACCCCGACGAGGAGATCCTCGTGAGCACCGGCGCCAGCGAGGCGGTCGACCTCGCGATGCGGGCGCTGGTGGACCCCGGCGACACGGTCGCGGTCCCGCAGCCGTCGTATCTCTCCTACGGCCCGACGGTCTCTTTCGCCGGCGGGGAGGTCCTCCCGGTCGGCACCCGGCTGGAAAACGAGTTCGCGCTCACCTACGAGGACCTCGACCGCGCCGGCGCGGCGTCGGCGTCGGTGCTCGTGCTCTGTTACCCGAACAACCCGACCGGCGCGGTGATGACGCGAAAGCAACTCCGGGAGGTCGCCGAGTTCGCCCGCGAACACGACATCTTCGTGCTCTCAGACGAGATCTACGCGGCGCTCAGATACGAGGACGACCACGTGTCGATCGCGACGCTGCCCGAGATGGCCGACCGCACCGTCGTGTTCAACGGCTTCTCGAAGGCCTACGCGATGACCGGGATGCGGCTGGGCTACGCGCTGGGGCCGCCGAACGTGATCGGAGCGATGAACCGGATCCACCAGTACACGATGCTGTCGGCGCCGACGACCGCCCAGTACGCCGCGATCGAAGCCTTAGAGAGCTGTGACGACGCCATCGCGGAGATGCGGCAGGCGTTCAACCGCCGCCGAAACTTCGTGATCTCCCGGTTCAACGACATCGGAATGGACTGCTTCGAGGCGAAAGGCGCCTTCTACGTCTTCCCGGAGTGCCCGCCCGGGTGGGAGGACGACGAGGCGTTCGCCGAGGCGCTGATCCGCGAGGAGCGGGTCGCCTTGGTCCCCGGCCGGGTGTTCGGAGAGGGCGGCGGCGGCCACCTCAGGGTCTCGTACGCCTCGGGGATGCCCGAACTGAAGACCGCACTCGACCGGATCGAATCGTTCCTCCGGGCCGACTGA
- a CDS encoding VWA domain-containing protein, whose amino-acid sequence MVAVELTETLSVGLSRPAFLLVFPAAAAAVWALLYRGASGTASPRSRKWLFAVRLLIVALVVLSAAGPYTVQPRQTAGDPSVTLLVDQSDSTAVTPDLADRLSEDIEAEGVAVRRVPVGANDSSPVGDAVAANLKENGSIVLLSDGRVTEGQSLGEAADLARAVNASVSVVSPEPRTTERYVTVAGPEKASLGVENRFAARVDGVGGNVSTTLTVSVDGEQVVERSFETAPTTVEFNHTFETNGTHTVTAEIDALDRFSENDVFRKTVRVVERPKLLYVSSGEYPFREYLGDLYDVDTAEAVPADLSPYYAVVVQDTPADSVGDVDRLQEFVIDGGGLFVVGGPNSFERGGYRGSNLASMLPVTVGEGQRSATNIVLVVDVSGSAEDGMRIQKAAALSVLEQLGDENEVGLVGFNFQAYRVSEVEPLSENRQELEDKIRRLRAGGATDIAAGVRGGGELLGDRRGSIIVVSDGGDSPDEAAAAAARLSERGVRVITVGAGERINERTLRTVAGAGGGSYFRATDTTRLGILFGGAGAAGGSGLVVLDRRSFVTSGVTLTASPGSFNDVSVRRGANYLVAGGDGRPALATWRYGLGRVATLTAHGEDGTLDGLLREPDSLLLTRTTNYVVGDPERKATGIVGIPDTRVGEPTTVTYRGADRPAVDDPAFRRVGEETFRASVTPAEPGYYEVLGAAYAANYPREYAAFGPAPELDTLIEETGGREFTAAQGRRIARFAAQEASGVRPVETDWTWLPLLLGLVVFTAEVSYRRLQVRRRSTTPDGGLQ is encoded by the coding sequence ATGGTCGCGGTCGAACTCACCGAGACGCTGTCCGTGGGACTGTCGCGGCCGGCGTTCCTGCTGGTGTTCCCGGCGGCCGCGGCCGCGGTGTGGGCGCTGCTCTACCGCGGGGCGTCGGGGACGGCCTCGCCGCGGTCCCGGAAGTGGCTGTTCGCCGTTCGCCTCCTGATCGTCGCCCTCGTAGTGCTCTCGGCGGCGGGGCCCTACACCGTCCAGCCCCGCCAGACCGCGGGCGACCCGAGCGTCACGCTGCTCGTCGACCAATCGGACAGTACGGCGGTCACGCCCGATCTCGCCGACCGGCTCTCCGAGGACATCGAGGCCGAGGGCGTGGCGGTCCGCCGGGTGCCGGTGGGCGCAAACGACTCCTCGCCGGTCGGCGACGCGGTCGCGGCCAACCTCAAGGAGAACGGGAGCATCGTCCTTCTCAGCGACGGCCGGGTGACCGAAGGCCAGTCGCTCGGGGAGGCCGCGGACCTCGCGCGGGCGGTCAACGCCTCGGTCTCGGTGGTGTCGCCCGAACCCCGGACCACCGAGCGGTACGTGACGGTCGCCGGGCCCGAGAAAGCGAGCCTCGGCGTCGAAAACCGGTTCGCAGCGAGGGTCGACGGCGTCGGCGGGAACGTCTCGACGACGCTTACGGTCAGCGTCGACGGCGAGCAGGTCGTGGAACGATCGTTCGAGACAGCGCCCACGACAGTCGAGTTCAACCACACCTTCGAGACCAACGGCACCCACACGGTGACAGCCGAGATCGACGCACTCGATCGGTTCTCCGAGAACGACGTCTTCAGAAAGACCGTCCGCGTGGTCGAACGGCCGAAGCTCCTGTACGTCTCCTCGGGCGAGTACCCGTTCCGCGAGTACCTCGGCGACCTCTACGACGTCGACACGGCCGAGGCGGTGCCTGCGGATCTCTCGCCGTACTACGCGGTGGTGGTCCAGGACACGCCGGCCGACTCGGTCGGGGACGTCGACCGGCTCCAGGAGTTCGTGATCGACGGCGGCGGGCTGTTCGTCGTCGGCGGCCCCAACTCCTTCGAGCGCGGCGGCTATCGGGGGTCGAACCTCGCGTCGATGCTCCCGGTGACAGTCGGGGAGGGCCAGCGCAGCGCCACCAACATCGTCCTGGTGGTCGACGTCTCGGGCAGTGCCGAGGATGGGATGCGGATCCAGAAGGCCGCGGCGCTGTCGGTGCTTGAGCAGCTCGGCGACGAGAACGAGGTCGGGCTGGTCGGGTTCAACTTCCAAGCCTACCGGGTCTCCGAGGTCGAACCGCTCTCGGAGAACCGGCAGGAACTCGAGGACAAGATCCGCCGGCTCCGCGCGGGCGGCGCGACCGACATCGCCGCCGGCGTCCGCGGCGGCGGTGAGCTCCTCGGCGACCGCCGCGGGTCGATCATCGTCGTGAGCGACGGCGGCGACAGCCCCGACGAGGCCGCCGCGGCCGCGGCCCGGCTCTCCGAGCGCGGCGTCCGGGTGATCACCGTCGGCGCGGGCGAGCGGATCAACGAGCGGACCCTTCGGACGGTCGCCGGCGCGGGCGGCGGGAGCTACTTCCGGGCGACCGACACGACGCGGCTGGGGATCCTGTTCGGCGGCGCCGGCGCCGCCGGCGGCTCCGGACTCGTCGTTCTCGATCGGCGCTCCTTCGTCACCTCGGGGGTGACGCTCACCGCCTCGCCGGGGTCGTTCAACGACGTGTCGGTCCGGCGGGGCGCGAACTACCTGGTCGCGGGCGGCGACGGGCGTCCCGCCCTGGCGACCTGGCGGTACGGCCTCGGCCGGGTCGCGACGCTCACCGCCCACGGCGAGGACGGCACCCTCGACGGGTTGCTGCGGGAGCCGGACTCCCTGCTTCTGACCCGGACCACAAACTACGTCGTCGGCGACCCCGAGCGGAAGGCCACCGGGATCGTCGGTATCCCCGACACCCGCGTGGGCGAGCCGACGACGGTGACGTACCGCGGGGCCGACCGGCCGGCCGTCGACGACCCCGCGTTCCGGCGGGTGGGCGAGGAGACGTTCCGGGCGAGCGTCACGCCCGCCGAGCCGGGGTACTACGAGGTGCTGGGCGCGGCGTACGCCGCGAACTACCCCCGGGAGTACGCCGCCTTCGGGCCGGCACCGGAGCTGGACACCCTGATCGAGGAAACCGGCGGCCGCGAGTTCACCGCGGCGCAGGGCCGCCGAATCGCCCGCTTTGCGGCCCAGGAAGCCAGCGGGGTGCGTCCGGTCGAGACCGACTGGACGTGGCTCCCCCTCCTCTTGGGGCTCGTCGTCTTCACTGCGGAAGTGAGCTATCGGCGGCTTCAAGTCCGTCGCCGGAGTACCACGCCCGACGGAGGCCTCCAGTGA
- a CDS encoding response regulator transcription factor, with product MSAEPPLVLVVEDERDLADLYATWLRGEYRVRVAYDGREAIEKFDSEVDVALLDRRMPDLSGDETLEAIREKGGDCWVAMVTAVEPDFDIVAMGFDDYLVKPVTREALAGTVENLLLRSTYDEGIQELFSLASKKALLESEKDPATLAANEEYQRLSERVAELRAELDETLANFDDGHDIEAMYRDLGDAFDDESDPG from the coding sequence ATGAGTGCTGAACCGCCGCTGGTGCTCGTCGTCGAGGACGAACGGGACCTGGCCGACCTGTACGCGACGTGGCTGAGAGGCGAGTACCGCGTCCGCGTGGCCTACGACGGCCGCGAGGCCATCGAGAAGTTCGACAGCGAGGTCGATGTCGCGCTGCTCGACCGGCGGATGCCCGACCTCTCCGGCGACGAGACGCTGGAGGCGATCCGCGAGAAGGGGGGCGACTGTTGGGTCGCGATGGTCACCGCGGTGGAACCCGACTTCGACATCGTGGCGATGGGGTTCGACGACTACCTTGTCAAGCCCGTCACCCGGGAAGCACTCGCAGGCACTGTCGAAAACCTCCTTCTCCGCAGCACCTACGACGAGGGGATCCAGGAGCTGTTCTCGCTGGCCTCCAAGAAGGCGCTGCTTGAATCGGAGAAGGATCCGGCTACCCTTGCGGCCAACGAGGAGTACCAGCGGCTCTCCGAGCGGGTCGCCGAACTCAGAGCCGAACTCGACGAGACCCTGGCGAACTTCGACGACGGTCACGACATCGAGGCGATGTACCGCGACCTCGGCGACGCGTTCGACGACGAGTCGGATCCGGGATAA
- a CDS encoding RNA-binding protein, which produces MPSIPFHYVDLRTFCYETEQVTRVERALRTFLPEEFEVTRAESEGHHGDRIVVLSARVENADGVRHVLSKLAELPEFDRLLGELDDRVTDNTELFLRLNKQAAFRGTVRRGDGITLRAKVEAYPATKEAAVENAREALGHAEALDSGDDE; this is translated from the coding sequence ATGCCTTCGATTCCGTTTCACTACGTCGACCTGCGGACCTTCTGTTACGAGACCGAGCAGGTCACGCGGGTCGAACGCGCCCTCCGAACGTTCCTCCCCGAGGAGTTCGAGGTGACGCGAGCCGAGAGCGAGGGCCACCACGGCGACCGGATCGTCGTCCTCTCGGCGCGGGTGGAGAACGCCGACGGCGTGCGGCACGTTCTCTCGAAACTGGCGGAACTCCCCGAGTTCGACCGGCTGCTCGGGGAACTCGACGACCGCGTCACCGACAACACCGAACTGTTCCTGCGGCTGAACAAACAGGCCGCCTTCCGCGGGACGGTTCGGCGCGGCGACGGGATCACCCTGCGGGCGAAGGTAGAAGCGTATCCCGCGACAAAGGAGGCCGCCGTCGAGAACGCCCGCGAGGCGCTCGGCCACGCGGAAGCGCTGGATTCCGGCGACGATGAATGA
- a CDS encoding DUF7502 family protein codes for MSDPSDGRGDEDPVEWLEGIEWSQDPPDDGIGEAGEATDTESAATGTTDVDSGANLDSGAAETTDTGTDPDSRAAPSVADAEAATTDRIAAALAEVRSEVRKAALVHAAVEGALLAVVATLLLSLATPAVLSGTLPLPALAFEVLRGLPVIGPVAPRTVGVASLAAAGVGAAGFAGAYLLRLRRPLIEQFEAANPAVREALRTARDAVDGGNDTEMARRLYGDVIATLQETSTLELVDARRLTVTVVLVALVAIASVQVAVIDPDLGGILAGGSDPEADIEQPDDDELQDGDEILGDAEDVEAGDEVRNITVPGTGEGDGEGSVAPGGGTGAGGGSGGFDSQQAGFAGNERIEDAELVREYNLRIREFDDDGTDDAA; via the coding sequence ATGTCGGATCCGAGTGACGGCCGCGGCGACGAGGACCCCGTCGAGTGGCTGGAGGGGATCGAGTGGTCCCAGGACCCCCCGGACGACGGGATCGGCGAGGCCGGCGAGGCGACGGATACGGAGTCGGCCGCGACGGGGACGACGGACGTCGACTCCGGCGCGAACCTGGACAGTGGGGCGGCGGAAACGACGGACACGGGGACGGATCCGGATTCGCGGGCGGCCCCTTCCGTCGCCGACGCCGAGGCCGCCACGACTGACCGGATCGCGGCGGCACTGGCGGAGGTGCGAAGCGAGGTCCGGAAGGCGGCTCTGGTCCACGCCGCGGTCGAGGGGGCGTTGCTCGCTGTGGTCGCGACGCTTCTGCTGTCGCTTGCGACGCCCGCGGTGCTGTCGGGGACGCTGCCGCTGCCGGCGCTCGCCTTCGAGGTGCTCCGGGGCCTCCCGGTGATCGGCCCGGTCGCGCCCCGGACTGTCGGCGTCGCTTCGCTCGCGGCCGCCGGCGTCGGCGCCGCCGGGTTCGCGGGGGCGTACCTCCTCCGGCTCCGCCGACCGCTGATCGAGCAGTTCGAGGCGGCCAACCCCGCCGTCCGGGAGGCGCTGCGGACCGCCCGCGACGCGGTCGACGGCGGCAACGACACCGAGATGGCACGGCGGCTCTACGGCGACGTGATCGCGACCCTCCAAGAGACCTCGACCCTGGAACTCGTCGACGCGCGGCGGCTGACGGTCACGGTCGTCCTCGTGGCGCTGGTCGCGATCGCGAGCGTCCAGGTCGCGGTGATCGACCCCGACCTCGGGGGCATCCTCGCCGGCGGGAGCGATCCCGAAGCCGACATCGAGCAGCCCGACGACGACGAACTGCAGGACGGCGACGAGATCCTGGGCGACGCCGAGGACGTCGAGGCCGGCGACGAGGTCCGGAACATCACCGTGCCCGGCACCGGCGAGGGCGACGGGGAGGGGTCGGTCGCGCCGGGCGGGGGGACCGGCGCCGGCGGCGGCAGCGGCGGGTTCGACAGCCAGCAGGCCGGCTTCGCCGGCAACGAGCGGATCGAGGACGCCGAACTCGTCCGGGAGTACAACCTCCGGATCAGGGAGTTCGACGACGATGGAACCGACGACGCGGCGTGA
- a CDS encoding DUF1918 domain-containing protein: protein MEFEEDDTVVLHDKHSEFDGQAGTITQVVETMFGDATYTISFEDGQEVGIAADQLEPAEAEE, encoded by the coding sequence ATGGAGTTCGAAGAGGACGACACCGTGGTACTGCACGACAAACACAGCGAGTTCGACGGCCAGGCGGGGACGATCACGCAGGTGGTCGAGACGATGTTCGGCGACGCCACATACACGATCAGCTTCGAGGACGGCCAGGAAGTCGGGATCGCGGCCGACCAGCTCGAACCCGCCGAGGCCGAGGAGTAG
- a CDS encoding Lrp/AsnC family transcriptional regulator translates to MEAKRELLDLLLSDARESTEDIARQLGTDAATVEALVDELESEGAIRGYQAVVDWDEVDESHVRAEVELNVELDRETKYRDIATRIAKFPEVSSLRLVSGSFDFAVDVEGESMHDVSRFVSEQIAPIPEVTQTVTHFVMTTYKERGVYFGDGDDDDRLAISP, encoded by the coding sequence ATGGAAGCGAAGCGGGAACTGCTCGACCTGTTGCTGAGTGACGCTCGCGAGAGCACCGAGGACATTGCGCGGCAGCTCGGCACCGACGCAGCAACGGTCGAGGCGCTGGTAGACGAGCTGGAGTCGGAGGGAGCGATCCGCGGCTACCAGGCGGTCGTCGACTGGGATGAGGTCGACGAGTCCCACGTCCGGGCGGAGGTCGAGCTGAACGTCGAACTCGACCGGGAGACGAAGTACCGCGACATCGCCACTCGGATCGCGAAGTTCCCCGAGGTCTCGTCGCTCCGCTTGGTCTCCGGGAGCTTCGACTTCGCGGTCGACGTCGAGGGCGAGTCGATGCACGACGTCTCGCGGTTCGTCTCCGAGCAGATCGCTCCGATCCCGGAGGTCACCCAGACGGTGACCCACTTCGTGATGACGACCTACAAGGAACGCGGCGTCTACTTCGGCGACGGCGACGACGACGATCGCCTCGCCATCTCGCCATGA
- a CDS encoding DUF7408 domain-containing protein produces MALSDVFLSPLGLAALVAALPVIVLYLIRPDPRRLRLPTTRFLIDAEGTSSSRPLFERLKRNVILLLQLLAILLFAVALAAPYVPATQSETVEETVVVVDATASMTVESGGATRFERAVDAAGGVVTSTTSVVVADAGASVPLRAGTAADAAGTLGRLRPTGAPGSLRTAITRATSLAGENARVVVLSDFAGGSDWRGAVQAAEARGLTVDLRQFDGGGADNVGIVDRRFAGAEVTVSVQNFGREAATRQVSLGGESERVALAPGDVRSVTLPVPPDGGEVRLSPRDSFRTDDVAYVAAPADATVDVLVVSNDRNRYLETALSVIDPVETTVVAPPEPVPAPPEDAYDVVLYTGVDEGEIREEHVAAGRAALSAGGGVGIQAGESMPVGAYGDLLLVDPAAVASNPTLGSPAESELTRDLSFPPPERYVRGQLRSGRALVSTTGGTPIVATDARNGGRILYYGYVESASTFKYDFEYPIFWKRSVFALAGRESLPRLNLATGDRLPIDGEATVRTPRGEVTAASLTASEPGFYTVDGVRYSASLLSPAESDVAAPDVEESTDGGATTRREQRRGPEPLTEFVALGVIAAALGELLALRRRGDL; encoded by the coding sequence ATGGCCCTCTCGGACGTCTTCCTCTCCCCGCTCGGCCTCGCGGCCCTGGTGGCGGCGCTCCCCGTCATCGTCCTCTATCTGATCCGGCCGGATCCCCGCCGACTACGGCTGCCCACGACCCGGTTCCTGATCGACGCGGAGGGGACGTCGTCGTCGCGGCCGCTGTTCGAGCGGCTGAAACGGAACGTGATCCTCCTGCTGCAGTTGCTCGCGATCCTGCTTTTCGCGGTCGCGCTGGCGGCGCCGTACGTCCCGGCCACCCAGTCGGAGACCGTCGAGGAGACCGTCGTGGTCGTCGACGCCACGGCGAGTATGACCGTCGAGTCCGGCGGCGCGACGCGGTTCGAGCGCGCCGTCGACGCCGCCGGCGGGGTGGTCACGTCGACCACCTCCGTCGTGGTCGCCGACGCGGGGGCGTCGGTGCCGCTCCGGGCCGGGACCGCCGCGGACGCCGCGGGGACGCTCGGCCGCCTCCGCCCGACCGGCGCACCCGGCAGCCTCCGGACCGCGATCACGCGGGCGACGAGCCTCGCCGGCGAGAACGCCCGGGTGGTCGTCCTCAGCGACTTCGCCGGCGGCAGCGACTGGCGGGGCGCGGTGCAGGCGGCGGAGGCGCGGGGCCTCACGGTCGATCTCCGGCAGTTCGACGGCGGCGGCGCCGACAACGTCGGGATCGTCGACCGGCGCTTCGCCGGGGCGGAGGTCACGGTCTCGGTGCAGAACTTCGGGCGCGAGGCCGCGACCCGCCAGGTGTCGCTGGGCGGGGAGTCCGAACGGGTGGCACTGGCGCCGGGGGACGTCCGGAGCGTTACGCTCCCCGTACCGCCCGACGGCGGCGAGGTCAGGCTGTCGCCGCGGGACTCGTTCCGAACCGACGACGTGGCGTACGTGGCCGCGCCCGCCGACGCGACGGTCGACGTGCTCGTTGTCTCGAACGACCGGAACCGGTATCTGGAGACCGCGCTGTCGGTCATAGACCCGGTGGAGACCACGGTGGTCGCGCCGCCCGAGCCGGTGCCGGCCCCGCCGGAGGACGCCTACGACGTGGTGCTGTACACCGGGGTCGACGAAGGCGAGATCCGCGAGGAACACGTCGCTGCGGGTCGGGCGGCGCTTTCCGCCGGCGGCGGCGTCGGGATCCAGGCGGGCGAGTCGATGCCGGTCGGAGCCTACGGCGATCTGCTCTTGGTCGACCCCGCCGCCGTCGCCTCGAACCCGACGCTCGGGAGCCCCGCCGAATCGGAACTCACCCGCGACCTCTCGTTCCCGCCGCCGGAGCGGTACGTCAGGGGGCAACTCCGCTCGGGGCGGGCGCTCGTCTCGACGACCGGCGGGACCCCGATCGTCGCAACCGACGCCCGAAACGGCGGCCGGATCCTCTACTACGGCTACGTCGAGTCGGCGTCGACGTTCAAGTACGACTTCGAGTACCCCATCTTCTGGAAGCGGAGCGTGTTCGCGCTTGCGGGCCGGGAGTCGCTGCCGCGGTTGAACCTCGCGACCGGCGACCGGCTCCCGATCGACGGCGAGGCCACGGTGCGGACGCCCCGCGGCGAGGTGACGGCGGCGTCGCTGACCGCGTCGGAGCCGGGGTTCTACACCGTCGATGGGGTTCGGTACAGCGCGTCGCTGCTCAGCCCGGCCGAATCCGACGTTGCCGCGCCCGACGTCGAGGAGTCCACGGACGGCGGGGCGACGACCAGACGGGAGCAGCGGCGGGGGCCGGAGCCGCTGACCGAGTTCGTCGCGCTCGGCGTGATCGCGGCGGCGTTGGGGGAACTGCTCGCGCTCCGCAGGCGGGGTGATCTCTGA